TCGGAGTCGCCTACGAGATGAACTACGGGCACGACGCCTCATACGCGAGCCTCTCGAGCGGCCCGTACGTCCTCAGGTCCTACTTCCGCTACGACGACTCGATGAGCTACGAGGACGGGGCGGACTACACCTCAAACGAGTGGTTCCAGCTCATCCAGAGCGAGATCGGAAGCGACCGCCCGATGCCGTACGGCTACCCGGGCCACGCGCTGGCGTGCGACGGGTGGCGGGTCGACGGCTCGGAGCATCAGATCCACCTGAACTACGGCTGGGGCGGCTCGATGAACGGCTGGTACGCCGTCGACGACATCTACGGCCACTCCGGCAGCCACACGAGCGAGCACCTCATCAAGAACATGGTCCCGGACCCCGCCATCATCCTGAACGCGGCCGGGACGGGGGACTACCCGACCATCCAGGCGGCCATCGATGCCGCGTCGTCGGGCGAGATCATCAAGCTCCAGGACGGCGTCTACACCGGCCAGGGGAACCGCGACGTCTCGTTCCGCGGGAAGGCGGTGACCGTCCGCTCCCAGAGCAGGGACCCCGACGTCTGCACGGTGAACGCGCAGGGGACGCCGCTCGACGAGCACCGCTGCTTCCTCTTCGTCTCGGGCGAAGGTCCGGCCTCCCGCCTCGAGGACATCCGTCTGCGCGGCGGATGGGCCTCGGACGGCGGAGCGGCCATCGCCTGCTACGGCTCGAGTCCGACCATCGAGGGCTGCCTCGTCATCGACAACACGTCGCCGTACGGTGCGGCCGTCGGCTGCTACGAGGCAAGCCCGACCATCACGAACTGCACCATCTACGGGAACCACGGCGGCGCGCTCGCGGCGGTCGCGGCCTCCCCTGACGTCCAGCAGACGATCATCACGGCGAACACCGACACGTTCGCCGTCGTGTGCCTCGAGGGCGGCCTGCCACAGTTCGCCTGCACCGACATCTGGGGAAACCCCGAGGGAGACTGGACGGAGTGCATCGAACACCAGCAGACCATGAACGGGAACCTCTCGGTCGACCCGCTCTTCTGCGCCGAATGGGACACGGTCCTCACGCTCTCGTCGCCGTCGGAGTGTCTCCCGGACAACAACGCGTGCGGCGTCCTCATGGGCGCGTACGACGAGGGGTGCAGCAACTACTTCGTCTACCCCGACGGTACCGGCTACTTCCCCACCATTCAGTCGGCGGTCGACGCGGCCGTCGACGGGGCCACCATCCGGCTGGCAGACGGCGTCTTCTCGGGACCCGGGAACCGCGACGTCAACGTCATCGGGAAGTGGGTCAACATCCGTTCTGTCTCCGAGAACCCGACGAGCTGCGTCATCGACTGCTCGGACGAGGGACGGGCCGCACACCGCGCCCTCACCTACCGGTCGAGCCGCTGGCCGGCGTGCCAGATCGTCGGCGTGACGCTGACCGGAGGCTACCAGCCGTCCGGGAACGGTGGCGCCGTCCTCGTCGGCGACTCGGGCTCGGTCTACATGAGGGACTGCGTTCTCGCGGAGAACGAGGCGGCCCGGGGCGGCGCGGCCGCGGCCGACTCGTCGTCGCAGCTCCAGTTCCACTACTGCGAGCTCTCCGGGAACTCGGCCGGCGAGGGCGGCGCGCTCTGGTCGCGCAACGCCCAGCTCGCGCTCACGGTCTGCACCGTCGCCGAGAACCAGGCGGAGGTCGGCAGCGGGATCTCGATCTCCGGCGGCTCGCTGGGCGTCATGAGCAGCATCATCGCCTTCGGCGGCCCTGGCGAGGCGGTCGCCGGGAGCGCAGTGGCGCCCGAGTTCGACTGTTCGGACGTCTTCGGAAACCAGGGCGGCGACTGGATAGGGTGCATCGCGGGACAGAACGGCGTCGACGGGAACCGCAGCAACGACCCGCTCTTCTGCAACGCGCCGGCGGGCGATTACACGATCGCCGAGGACTCGCCGTGCCTCGACCTGACCGGGTGCCTCTTCTCGGTCTCTCCGCAGATCGGCTGCTACGGTGTCGGCTGCACGCAGGCCGGCGTGCCGGACGGACCACCCGAGCCGGGAGCGGTCGAGCTTCTTCAGAACACACCGAACCCGTTCAACCCGGCGACGACCATCCGGTACACCCTGCCCGAGGACGGCCGTGTGACGCTGGCCGTCTACGACATCGTGGGGCGCCTCGTGAGCACGCTCGTCGACGGGGAGACGCCCGCCGGACGGCACAGCGTCGTGTGGAACGGAACCGATGAGTGCGGACACCGCGTCGCGTCCGGCGTGTACTTCGCCAGACTCAGGTGCGATGATGCCGTTCAGGTCAGCAAGCTCGTCATCGTCAAGTAGTCAACCGTGGAGGGAACCGGA
This genomic window from Candidatus Effluviviaceae Genus V sp. contains:
- a CDS encoding T9SS type A sorting domain-containing protein → MTARELSVGTLVLLVLLLPHGSFGTIPDAADVRTVAGNWTRSVARRTGGWSGRSIPEVRTPGPLVSKDGRTLAYAFPVDPDGFVVVTALRELPPVKLYSETGTFDVESTRGLVQLVRERLDAQFSIFVDRYGRLDVSPPARDETFPTHHRDTWDRLSVAPAVFETRMERGMEPPLRGTGPLLSTNWHQQYPYNADCPMGDGGRCLVGCVATGTAQVMNYHAWPPHGFGRHTYWWNGDGSVPGDSLSADFSDAYDWSGSSTGLAEICYEVGVAYEMNYGHDASYASLSSGPYVLRSYFRYDDSMSYEDGADYTSNEWFQLIQSEIGSDRPMPYGYPGHALACDGWRVDGSEHQIHLNYGWGGSMNGWYAVDDIYGHSGSHTSEHLIKNMVPDPAIILNAAGTGDYPTIQAAIDAASSGEIIKLQDGVYTGQGNRDVSFRGKAVTVRSQSRDPDVCTVNAQGTPLDEHRCFLFVSGEGPASRLEDIRLRGGWASDGGAAIACYGSSPTIEGCLVIDNTSPYGAAVGCYEASPTITNCTIYGNHGGALAAVAASPDVQQTIITANTDTFAVVCLEGGLPQFACTDIWGNPEGDWTECIEHQQTMNGNLSVDPLFCAEWDTVLTLSSPSECLPDNNACGVLMGAYDEGCSNYFVYPDGTGYFPTIQSAVDAAVDGATIRLADGVFSGPGNRDVNVIGKWVNIRSVSENPTSCVIDCSDEGRAAHRALTYRSSRWPACQIVGVTLTGGYQPSGNGGAVLVGDSGSVYMRDCVLAENEAARGGAAAADSSSQLQFHYCELSGNSAGEGGALWSRNAQLALTVCTVAENQAEVGSGISISGGSLGVMSSIIAFGGPGEAVAGSAVAPEFDCSDVFGNQGGDWIGCIAGQNGVDGNRSNDPLFCNAPAGDYTIAEDSPCLDLTGCLFSVSPQIGCYGVGCTQAGVPDGPPEPGAVELLQNTPNPFNPATTIRYTLPEDGRVTLAVYDIVGRLVSTLVDGETPAGRHSVVWNGTDECGHRVASGVYFARLRCDDAVQVSKLVIVK